One Fusobacterium nucleatum genomic window carries:
- a CDS encoding APC family permease, whose amino-acid sequence MNKDNKNSSSIQKNTLSIFQIAVMTTISVASLRTLPPMAEEGKASILMYIIPAILFLIPTSLVSAEFATTYKGGIYIWIREAFGNRMGFVAIWLQWIQNVVWYPVQLAFVAAALAFTINRGDLSNSGLFTAIVIIVVYWFSTFLAFKGGNLFAKVSSIGGMIGVLIPGAILILLGLLWVAQGQPISESYLQSSYIPKVTGISSLVLIVSNVLSYAGMEMNAVHAGQMENPKKNFTKAISLAFILILCVFIFPTLSIAMAVPADKLGMANGIMVAFQEFFEKLHISWMSNIMSGAMFFGAIASVVTWVAGPSKGLLDAGRTGLLPPILQKINKNNVQINILIFQGIIVTILAMIYVLFPDVSDVFIALIGMAAALYVVMYMLMFAAVIVLRKKEPNIERGYKVPAVNIVSGIGFISCALAFLMSFVPTTNEAAIPRNMYPIIVAIVVFLLGIPPFIFYAFKKPSWDMRTAQEKEEKPIH is encoded by the coding sequence ATGAATAAAGATAATAAAAATAGTAGTTCTATACAAAAAAATACTTTATCTATATTCCAAATTGCTGTAATGACAACAATATCAGTAGCTTCTTTACGTACATTACCTCCAATGGCTGAAGAGGGAAAAGCTTCAATTTTAATGTATATTATACCAGCAATATTATTTTTAATTCCAACTTCACTAGTTAGTGCTGAATTTGCAACTACTTATAAAGGTGGAATATATATTTGGATTCGTGAAGCATTTGGAAATCGTATGGGCTTTGTAGCAATTTGGTTACAATGGATACAAAATGTTGTTTGGTATCCAGTTCAACTTGCTTTTGTGGCAGCTGCACTGGCTTTTACAATAAATAGAGGTGATTTATCAAATTCTGGATTATTTACTGCAATTGTCATAATAGTAGTCTATTGGTTTTCAACCTTCCTTGCCTTCAAAGGAGGAAACCTTTTTGCTAAGGTAAGTTCTATTGGAGGAATGATAGGAGTTTTAATACCCGGTGCTATATTAATATTACTTGGATTACTTTGGGTAGCTCAAGGACAACCAATTTCAGAATCTTATTTACAAAGTTCATATATTCCAAAAGTTACAGGAATTTCCTCTCTTGTTTTAATTGTAAGTAATGTTCTCTCTTATGCAGGTATGGAAATGAATGCAGTCCATGCTGGACAAATGGAAAACCCTAAAAAAAATTTTACTAAAGCTATCTCTCTTGCATTTATTTTGATACTTTGTGTATTTATTTTTCCAACATTATCCATTGCAATGGCAGTTCCAGCAGATAAACTTGGTATGGCAAATGGAATAATGGTTGCTTTTCAAGAATTTTTTGAAAAACTTCATATTAGTTGGATGAGTAATATAATGTCAGGTGCAATGTTTTTTGGAGCAATTGCTTCTGTTGTAACTTGGGTTGCAGGACCTTCAAAAGGACTTTTAGATGCGGGAAGAACAGGTTTATTACCTCCTATTCTGCAAAAGATAAATAAAAATAATGTACAAATAAATATACTTATTTTTCAAGGTATAATTGTAACTATTCTTGCTATGATTTATGTTTTGTTCCCTGATGTTTCTGATGTATTTATAGCTCTTATAGGAATGGCTGCAGCCTTATATGTTGTAATGTATATGCTTATGTTTGCAGCTGTTATAGTTTTAAGGAAAAAAGAACCTAATATAGAAAGAGGATATAAAGTTCCAGCTGTTAATATTGTATCAGGAATAGGATTTATTTCTTGTGCCCTTGCATTTTTAATGAGTTTTGTTCCTACTACAAATGAAGCTGCTATACCACGTAATATGTATCCTATTATTGTAGCAATAGTTGTATTTTTATTAGGAATACCACCTTTTATATTCTATGCATTTAAAAAACCATCATGGGATATGAGGACTGCTCAAGAAAAAGAAGAAAAACCTATACATTAA
- a CDS encoding B12-binding domain-containing radical SAM protein, with translation MKIAFLAPAGAMHRFNGSFGKSLHYAPLTLTTLAALIPESLNAEVKIYDETIEKIPLDLEADIIVMTSITGTSQRCYAYADYFRKRGITVVLGGVHPSLMPEEASQHADVIMIGFAEQTFPQMLLDFKSGNLKRMYIQDKEFNLENKVIPRRELLQKDKYITTATVEVVRGCSLPCTFCAYPTAFGRKIYKRPIKEVLSEIEMFDEKIILFPDVNLIADREYAMRLFKEMKSLKKYWMGLVTSSVGIDENMIKTFADSGCKGLLIGFESITQESQSYINKGINKVADYAELMKKLHDYGILVQGCFAFGSDEEDTSVFERTVEAVVKAKIDLPRYSILTPFPKTQFYAQLEAENRIFEKNWAMYDVEHCVFTPKRMTVEELEKGTAWAWRETYSMKNIFKRLAPFTHSPWISLPLNVAYRKYADKYEHFTREVMCDNSDIPIID, from the coding sequence ATGAAAATAGCTTTTTTAGCACCTGCTGGTGCTATGCACCGTTTTAATGGAAGTTTTGGAAAGAGCTTACATTATGCACCATTGACATTAACAACTTTGGCAGCATTGATCCCTGAAAGTTTAAATGCTGAAGTAAAAATTTATGATGAAACCATTGAAAAAATTCCTTTGGACTTAGAAGCAGATATAATTGTTATGACTTCTATCACAGGAACATCTCAAAGATGCTATGCTTATGCAGATTATTTTAGGAAAAGAGGAATTACAGTTGTTTTAGGTGGAGTACATCCATCACTTATGCCAGAGGAAGCCTCTCAACATGCAGATGTTATAATGATAGGCTTTGCTGAACAAACATTTCCACAAATGCTTTTAGATTTTAAAAGTGGAAATTTAAAAAGAATGTATATTCAGGATAAAGAATTCAATTTAGAAAATAAAGTAATACCTAGGAGAGAACTTCTACAAAAAGATAAATATATAACAACAGCAACTGTTGAAGTTGTTAGAGGTTGTTCACTACCTTGCACTTTCTGTGCCTATCCAACCGCCTTTGGAAGAAAAATTTATAAAAGACCTATAAAAGAAGTTTTAAGTGAAATTGAAATGTTTGATGAAAAGATTATTTTATTTCCAGATGTAAACTTAATTGCAGATAGAGAGTATGCAATGAGACTTTTTAAAGAAATGAAATCTTTAAAAAAATATTGGATGGGACTTGTAACTTCCTCTGTGGGTATAGATGAAAATATGATTAAAACTTTTGCTGATAGTGGTTGTAAAGGATTATTAATTGGTTTTGAGTCTATCACTCAAGAGTCACAAAGTTATATCAATAAGGGTATAAATAAGGTTGCTGATTATGCAGAACTTATGAAAAAACTTCATGACTATGGAATTTTAGTACAAGGATGTTTTGCTTTTGGAAGTGATGAAGAAGATACTTCTGTATTTGAAAGAACTGTTGAGGCAGTTGTTAAAGCTAAAATTGATTTACCGAGATATAGTATTTTAACACCTTTTCCTAAAACACAATTCTATGCTCAACTTGAAGCAGAAAATAGAATATTTGAAAAAAATTGGGCTATGTATGATGTGGAACATTGTGTATTTACTCCTAAGAGAATGACAGTTGAAGAACTAGAAAAAGGTACTGCTTGGGCTTGGAGAGAAACATATAGCATGAAAAATATTTTTAAAAGATTAGCACCTTTCACTCATAGTCCTTGGATCTCATTACCTTTAAATGTAGCTTATAGAAAATATGCAGATAAGTATGAACATTTTACAAGGGAAGTTATGTGTGATAATTCAGATATTCCTATAATAGATTAA
- a CDS encoding GH3 auxin-responsive promoter family protein, with protein sequence MLSKLYLYIVHSIFLLFYKKEYKKYMNSRNILEIQENKLKEILKNNKDTLYGKKYNFDKIKTIQDFQKEVPLSKYEDYLPYIEKIKMGEEHILTYEKVKIFELTSGSTSASKLIPYTDSLKKEFQSGIKVWLYSLYKKYPSLKFGKSYWSITPKVDFQHKKNSVIPIGFEEDSEYFGRFEKYLVDSIFVNPKDIKNEKDMDKFYFKTLLALVSEKNIRLFSFWSPTLLLLLMEYLEKNAEKILKVLNKKRREEVKKYIETKEYYKIWKDLKLISCWGDSNSTEYLKKIKEIFPNTVIQEKGLLATECFISFSDTEENLSKLSYYSHFFEFLSLEDNKIYNILELKINKKYEVIITSSGGLYRYCIGDIIEVISIKNNVPYIKFIGRKGAVSDLFGEKLEENFLKNIMETYKQKIDFYMYAPSQNHYILFIKTDEKINIEDIESKLRENFHYDYCRKLGQLKKIKLFILTGNPEREYIEACQNKNQKLGNIKMRILSKESGWENIFTGYFQEREEE encoded by the coding sequence ATGTTATCAAAGCTTTATCTTTATATTGTTCATAGTATATTTTTACTCTTTTATAAAAAAGAATATAAGAAATATATGAACAGTAGAAATATTTTAGAGATACAAGAAAATAAATTAAAAGAGATTTTAAAAAATAATAAAGATACTCTTTATGGAAAAAAATATAATTTTGATAAGATAAAAACTATTCAAGATTTTCAAAAAGAAGTTCCACTTTCAAAATATGAAGATTACTTGCCTTATATAGAAAAAATAAAAATGGGAGAAGAGCATATTCTAACCTATGAAAAAGTTAAGATATTTGAATTAACAAGTGGTTCAACTTCTGCAAGCAAGTTAATACCATATACTGATAGCTTAAAAAAAGAATTTCAGTCTGGTATAAAAGTTTGGTTGTACTCTTTATATAAAAAATATCCTAGTTTAAAATTTGGAAAAAGCTATTGGAGTATCACACCAAAAGTAGATTTCCAACATAAAAAAAACTCTGTTATTCCAATTGGTTTTGAAGAAGATAGTGAATATTTTGGGAGATTTGAAAAATATTTAGTAGATTCTATCTTTGTAAATCCTAAGGATATTAAAAATGAAAAAGATATGGATAAATTTTATTTCAAAACTCTTTTAGCTCTTGTTTCAGAAAAAAATATTAGACTTTTTTCATTTTGGAGTCCAACTTTACTTCTCTTATTGATGGAGTATCTAGAAAAAAATGCTGAAAAGATTTTAAAAGTTCTCAATAAAAAAAGAAGAGAAGAAGTAAAGAAATATATAGAAACCAAAGAATATTATAAAATATGGAAGGATTTAAAACTTATAAGTTGCTGGGGAGATAGTAATTCAACAGAATATTTAAAGAAAATTAAAGAAATTTTTCCTAATACTGTAATTCAAGAAAAAGGCTTACTTGCAACAGAGTGTTTTATCTCATTTTCAGATACAGAGGAAAATCTTTCAAAATTAAGTTATTATTCACATTTTTTTGAATTTTTATCCTTAGAAGATAATAAAATTTATAACATCTTAGAACTTAAAATTAATAAAAAATATGAAGTAATTATCACATCTTCTGGAGGTTTATATAGATATTGTATAGGAGATATAATAGAAGTTATCTCTATTAAAAATAATGTTCCTTATATAAAATTTATTGGAAGAAAAGGAGCTGTATCTGATTTATTTGGAGAAAAATTAGAAGAAAATTTTTTAAAGAACATAATGGAAACTTATAAACAAAAAATAGATTTCTATATGTATGCACCATCTCAAAATCACTATATACTTTTTATTAAAACTGATGAAAAAATAAATATTGAAGATATAGAAAGTAAATTGAGAGAAAATTTTCACTATGACTATTGTAGAAAATTAGGGCAATTAAAAAAAATAAAATTATTTATACTAACTGGCAATCCTGAAAGAGAATATATAGAGGCTTGTCAAAATAAAAATCAAAAATTAGGAAATATAAAAATGAGAATACTTTCAAAAGAAAGTGGCTGGGAAAATATCTTTACTGGATATTTTCAAGAAAGAGAGGAAGAATGA
- a CDS encoding glutamate decarboxylase, translated as MTKKSLRKTIEINPIFARPGEVTSAPADCFPTDSMLPETAYQIVHDESMLDGNARLNLATFVSTWMDESANKLYSEAFDKNAIDKDEYPATARVETNCWHMLADLWHAPNPDNSIGCSTTGSSEACMLGALALKRRWQEKMKKLGKSTARPNLIMSSAVQVCWEKFCNYFDVEPRYVPISLEHKVLDGYDLEKYVDENTIGVIAIMGVTYTGMYEPVKDIAKALDKIEKDTGLDIPIHVDAASGGMIAPFIQPELEWDFRIPRVYSINTSGHKYGLVYPGLGWVVWRSTAHLPESLIFKVSYLGGEMPTFALNFSRPGAQILLQYWAFLRYGFNGYKTVQQSTMNVANHLADEINKMDMFTLWNHPTDIPVFAWMLKESPNRKWTLYDLSDRLRMKGWQVPAYPMPINLTDITVQRIVVRNGLSMDLADRFLDDIKSQVKYLESLEHEMPKNNTRSFSH; from the coding sequence ATGACTAAAAAAAGTTTAAGAAAAACTATTGAAATTAATCCAATTTTTGCACGTCCAGGTGAAGTTACATCTGCTCCTGCTGATTGTTTTCCAACAGACTCTATGTTACCAGAAACAGCTTACCAAATTGTACATGATGAGTCTATGTTAGATGGAAATGCTCGTTTAAATTTAGCAACTTTTGTTTCAACATGGATGGATGAAAGTGCTAACAAATTATACTCTGAAGCATTTGATAAAAATGCAATAGATAAAGATGAATATCCTGCTACTGCAAGAGTTGAAACAAATTGTTGGCACATGCTTGCTGATCTTTGGCATGCACCAAATCCTGATAATTCTATTGGTTGCTCTACAACTGGCTCATCTGAAGCATGTATGCTTGGAGCTTTAGCTCTTAAACGTAGATGGCAAGAAAAAATGAAAAAACTTGGAAAATCTACTGCTCGTCCTAATCTTATAATGAGCTCTGCTGTACAAGTTTGCTGGGAAAAGTTTTGTAATTATTTTGATGTTGAGCCAAGATATGTTCCAATAAGTTTAGAACATAAAGTTTTAGATGGCTATGACTTAGAAAAATATGTAGATGAAAATACAATAGGTGTTATAGCAATAATGGGAGTAACTTATACAGGAATGTATGAACCAGTAAAAGATATTGCTAAGGCTTTAGATAAAATTGAAAAAGATACTGGATTGGATATACCTATACATGTTGATGCAGCTTCTGGAGGAATGATAGCTCCATTTATTCAACCAGAATTAGAATGGGATTTTCGTATACCAAGAGTATATTCTATTAACACATCAGGACATAAATATGGTTTAGTTTATCCTGGACTTGGTTGGGTAGTTTGGCGTAGTACAGCACATCTTCCTGAAAGTCTAATATTTAAAGTAAGTTACCTTGGAGGAGAAATGCCAACATTTGCATTGAATTTCTCTCGTCCTGGTGCACAAATATTATTACAATATTGGGCATTTTTAAGATATGGCTTTAATGGATACAAAACAGTACAACAATCTACAATGAATGTAGCAAATCATCTTGCTGATGAAATTAATAAAATGGATATGTTTACACTTTGGAATCATCCAACAGATATTCCTGTATTTGCTTGGATGCTTAAAGAATCTCCTAATCGTAAATGGACTTTATATGATTTATCAGATAGATTACGTATGAAAGGTTGGCAAGTACCAGCTTATCCTATGCCAATAAATCTTACAGATATAACCGTCCAAAGAATAGTTGTAAGAAATGGACTTAGTATGGATCTTGCTGATAGATTTTTAGATGATATAAAATCTCAAGTTAAATATCTTGAAAGTCTTGAACATGAAATGCCTAAGAATAATACTAGAAGTTTCAGCCACTAG